A single Notoacmeibacter ruber DNA region contains:
- a CDS encoding glutathione S-transferase family protein → MMAEFSLHCFYESGNAYKPALMLALNEADWEPIKVDFFNGETRGSDWRTENNVMGEVPVLTHHRQDGDLTLTQSGAILTYLARHFGSYGPSNEEQELEVMRWLLFDSQKVSGYAGPLRFLRHLKRTGETEVTAFLHGRLAGALAVLDARLEGRKWLAADGATIADLACCGYLYWPDEIGIDLADYPNISPWLEQIAALPGYQSAAALMPRAFGG, encoded by the coding sequence ATGATGGCCGAATTCAGCCTGCACTGCTTCTACGAAAGCGGAAATGCGTACAAACCAGCTCTGATGCTGGCGTTGAACGAGGCGGACTGGGAGCCGATCAAGGTCGATTTCTTCAACGGCGAGACCCGGGGGTCTGACTGGCGGACCGAGAACAACGTGATGGGTGAGGTTCCGGTCCTGACCCATCACCGCCAGGATGGCGATCTTACTCTTACTCAGTCCGGCGCGATCCTGACCTATCTCGCTCGTCATTTCGGCTCATATGGTCCGTCGAACGAAGAGCAGGAACTGGAAGTCATGCGCTGGCTTCTGTTCGATAGCCAGAAGGTCTCCGGTTATGCCGGTCCGCTGCGCTTTCTCCGCCATCTCAAAAGGACGGGCGAGACCGAGGTGACGGCATTTCTGCATGGCCGGCTTGCGGGTGCGCTCGCTGTTCTCGATGCACGTCTTGAGGGCCGGAAATGGCTTGCTGCGGACGGGGCGACGATCGCCGATCTTGCCTGCTGCGGCTACCTGTACTGGCCGGATGAAATCGGCATCGATCTTGCCGATTATCCTAATATTTCGCCGTGGCTGGAGCAGATCGCCGCGCTACCGGGCTACCAGTCGGCAGCGGCGCTTATGCCAAGGGCTTTCGGGGGTTAG
- a CDS encoding 3-hydroxyacyl-CoA dehydrogenase NAD-binding domain-containing protein, giving the protein MTDYKNFTVETDNDGITLVTWDMPDKSMNVFTEEVMDEIEAICDATSSDDAVKGVVFTSGKDGSFSGGADLSMLNGRMERIRELKENPSEEGMKELFDGAGRMSWLWRKIETNGKPWVAAINGTCMGGATELSLASHYRIAADSEKVKIALPEVKVGIFPGAGGTQRVPRLIDTQEALKFMTTGSPMDAKKAEKTGLIHEVVPADQLIEAAKAKLKAGEVDPEAPWDKKKFRAPGQPVYSASGSQLWPPAIAILRKQTYGNYPAAEAILKCVFEGLQVPIDTGLTIEQRYFTEILRTTEAAMMVRSLFISLQELNKGARRPDGIDKAKFKKVGVLGGGGFMGAGIGYVTAKAGIDVVLLDRDAESAQKGRKHAESLMDGRIKKKRATEEDKQELLSRITTTADYDDLKDCDLIVEAVFEDSGVKKTATESAEAVISSDTIFASNTSTIPISSLAENSKTPDQFIGIHFFSPVDKMMLVEIILGEKTGEKALATAIDYVRAIGKTPIVVNDTRGFYVNRCVLRYISEAYNMLVEGVPPAMIENAAKMAGMPLGPLALNDETAIDLSQKIMKQTARDLGDDAVDQRHMKMVDELVEKGRLGKKAGKGFYEYPEKPAKKHLWPGLKEMFDQKDVDSLDVETLEERFLFTIAIEAARVMEEGIVEDPREADVGSILAFGFAPYTGGALSYVDGFGVKAFVERADELKADYGDQFAVPELLRDMASKDQTFYERFPTGQKSAA; this is encoded by the coding sequence ATGACTGACTACAAGAACTTCACCGTCGAGACGGACAATGACGGCATCACCCTCGTCACATGGGACATGCCGGACAAGTCGATGAACGTCTTCACCGAAGAGGTGATGGACGAGATCGAGGCGATCTGTGATGCAACCAGCAGCGATGATGCCGTGAAAGGTGTTGTATTCACCTCCGGTAAGGATGGCTCTTTTTCCGGTGGCGCTGACCTTTCCATGCTGAACGGACGCATGGAGCGCATACGCGAGTTGAAGGAGAACCCTTCCGAAGAGGGCATGAAAGAACTCTTCGATGGCGCCGGTCGGATGAGCTGGCTCTGGCGCAAGATCGAGACGAACGGCAAGCCCTGGGTGGCCGCCATCAACGGCACCTGCATGGGCGGCGCAACCGAGCTTTCGCTCGCATCGCACTATCGGATTGCCGCTGACAGCGAAAAGGTGAAGATCGCCCTGCCGGAAGTGAAGGTCGGGATCTTCCCTGGCGCAGGCGGCACACAGCGTGTTCCGCGCCTGATCGACACGCAGGAAGCGCTGAAGTTCATGACCACCGGCTCGCCGATGGACGCGAAAAAGGCCGAGAAGACAGGTCTCATCCACGAGGTTGTGCCGGCTGACCAGTTGATCGAGGCCGCGAAGGCCAAGCTGAAGGCCGGCGAAGTCGATCCGGAGGCGCCTTGGGACAAGAAGAAGTTCAGGGCCCCCGGCCAACCTGTCTATTCTGCGTCGGGCAGCCAGCTCTGGCCGCCGGCGATCGCGATCCTGCGCAAGCAGACCTACGGCAACTACCCTGCTGCCGAAGCGATCTTGAAATGCGTCTTCGAAGGCCTGCAGGTGCCGATCGATACCGGCCTGACCATCGAGCAGCGCTATTTCACCGAGATCCTGCGCACGACCGAGGCGGCCATGATGGTTCGCTCGCTTTTCATCAGCCTGCAGGAGCTGAACAAGGGCGCGCGCCGTCCTGACGGCATCGACAAGGCGAAGTTCAAGAAGGTCGGTGTCCTTGGCGGCGGCGGCTTCATGGGTGCGGGCATCGGATATGTCACTGCAAAGGCAGGGATTGACGTCGTTCTTCTCGACCGCGATGCCGAAAGCGCGCAGAAGGGTCGCAAACATGCCGAGAGCCTGATGGATGGCCGCATCAAGAAGAAGCGCGCCACTGAAGAGGACAAGCAGGAGCTTCTCTCGCGCATCACGACGACCGCCGATTACGATGATCTGAAGGATTGCGACCTGATCGTCGAGGCCGTGTTCGAGGATAGCGGCGTCAAGAAGACGGCGACAGAGAGCGCTGAGGCGGTCATTTCATCCGACACGATCTTCGCCTCGAACACGTCGACCATCCCGATCTCGTCGCTGGCGGAGAATTCGAAGACGCCGGATCAGTTCATCGGCATCCACTTCTTCTCGCCGGTCGACAAGATGATGCTGGTGGAAATCATTCTTGGCGAAAAGACGGGCGAGAAGGCGCTGGCGACCGCCATCGACTACGTCCGTGCCATCGGCAAGACGCCGATCGTGGTCAACGATACGCGCGGCTTCTACGTCAATCGCTGCGTGCTGCGCTATATCTCGGAAGCCTACAACATGCTTGTCGAGGGCGTGCCGCCGGCAATGATCGAGAATGCAGCCAAGATGGCAGGTATGCCGCTCGGACCGCTCGCACTCAATGACGAGACGGCCATCGATCTGTCGCAAAAGATCATGAAGCAGACGGCACGCGATCTCGGCGACGACGCCGTCGATCAGCGCCATATGAAGATGGTCGATGAACTGGTTGAGAAGGGGCGCCTCGGCAAGAAGGCTGGAAAGGGCTTTTACGAGTACCCCGAAAAGCCGGCCAAGAAGCACCTTTGGCCTGGCCTGAAGGAGATGTTCGACCAGAAGGACGTCGATTCACTTGACGTCGAGACGCTTGAAGAGCGTTTCCTGTTCACCATCGCCATCGAGGCCGCGCGCGTCATGGAAGAGGGTATCGTGGAAGACCCGCGTGAAGCGGATGTCGGCTCGATCCTGGCTTTCGGCTTCGCCCCCTATACAGGCGGCGCCCTTTCCTACGTCGATGGTTTCGGTGTCAAAGCATTCGTCGAACGCGCAGACGAACTGAAGGCGGACTATGGCGATCAGTTCGCGGTTCCGGAATTGCTTCGCGATATGGCTTCGAAAGACCAGACCTTCTACGAGCGCTTCCCGACCGGGCAGAAATCCGCTGCCTGA
- a CDS encoding MerR family transcriptional regulator: protein MKSNAALSVNEQGGTQEGERSAQYMRIGEVAKELDVTLRALRFYEDKGLVFPKRVGTTRLYDRRAVTRLKLILLGRRVGFSLREVKQMMDLYEPDGSNYRQMKVVLEKGGRQLSRLEKQREELDGAIGELQQALNAVRTSLEKSDVN, encoded by the coding sequence ATGAAATCAAACGCGGCACTATCCGTGAACGAGCAGGGCGGCACCCAGGAAGGCGAGCGATCTGCGCAGTATATGCGCATTGGCGAAGTCGCCAAGGAACTGGACGTGACGCTTCGTGCGCTTCGGTTCTACGAGGACAAGGGGCTGGTTTTTCCGAAGCGTGTCGGCACCACACGGCTTTATGATCGGCGTGCGGTGACGCGCTTGAAGCTCATTCTGCTCGGCCGGCGGGTTGGCTTCTCTCTGCGCGAAGTCAAGCAGATGATGGATCTCTACGAGCCCGACGGTTCGAACTACCGGCAGATGAAAGTCGTGCTGGAAAAAGGCGGCCGCCAGCTCAGCCGACTGGAGAAGCAACGCGAGGAACTGGACGGCGCTATAGGCGAACTTCAGCAGGCCCTGAACGCGGTTCGGACCTCGCTCGAAAAGAGCGACGTAAATTAG
- a CDS encoding peptidoglycan-binding protein yields MQTKRHSFDLVNAGRTRREPSALGNLSDKLAAIEDRLGMHQANPQPQRQAQPQTSRKKSTTATELDELREQLRAELRKAIDQEFRALTDRLDTLLDDADAGRVKDVSGELSRLSKAVSDLSALGESQGVDTLRREMDEMKQGLDQLAREKTVREASDRWENIDKRWAHFERQMSQQADARGASAKALDNLQSRMEAIGESVSSLPQSHVIGALQDDMRALIDTVHKKAANGLSQDAIDTIDARLDELSRAVVAAQSRPAEIDTSPLERIEARLTSLAKQVQPSNNLRETTELARRMEGLTERVEALTGRSEAADNAIERIAHQLGTLTQHLEKAPPPIDLSPILSAIETRMETVATSLERSQREAREHSEALFRELDTKFENANREMAPSLVNEATERALGEIEERLSRITERMNDEAEHNETERQSLLDRLDQRFNALSDRMHESISDVSTTGRENFESLHTRLSDLSEQVESGGTVAHAEAISNLEHQIAELSAYLSSDKSEGAIAELSPRLTEIERGLQRNQDEVMEAARQAVENTLRTMRDDGPVSGEAMNSLGADLRTLEELSRLTEDRNARTFEAIHETMLKIVDRLAVIEDMRLGLDHDDEDDAPLSAASEASADRSADAEPMGVPSSADTALATIAAMAPDDVSVAPMAEDEAFLREFIESDEPSPSMEDTLPDAEVDLPDEPMEPGSGAPDLDAVIGQVRSQKDTDHAEEGMIDHARNAKADFVAAARRAAQAAAADTSAGPGGQSRSAAKGSSSKSLKTPLMLLALCLLLAFGGWQIYATFFDTKPQLAQTPAAVPASQIAVEDDATAEAEEALIEGTIEPSETVAAPETDADTSTASISPAEPAIADDEAAPQDSPEPTAETVEQPVSEEAAQPSEDAAAQASSGERSIAFGTEALQMAVSEGDPAAWYEVGTRYAEGRGVDADMETAAGWFGASADAGYVPAQYRIALSYEKAMGVERDAARAVDWYRKAAEGGNARAMHNLGVLYAQGAVGAPDNEQALRWFMDAAEYGIRDSQFNLGILNARGIGTPQDLVQSYKWFALAAKSGDTDAAEKRDEVAKALRPEQLERAQGIVELWKPKALDPAVNDHMTDPAWLNGEKDDSTASVDMKKAIQNIQGILINQGYELGAPDGVMGKKTEAAIASFQRDHDMEATGRVDEALIKALLKANAAPTVDADAKAAN; encoded by the coding sequence ATGCAGACGAAACGACATTCCTTCGATCTGGTGAACGCCGGCCGCACACGGCGCGAACCTTCTGCGCTCGGCAATCTCAGCGACAAACTCGCTGCGATCGAAGACAGGCTCGGCATGCATCAGGCGAATCCGCAGCCCCAACGGCAGGCGCAGCCGCAGACATCCCGCAAAAAGAGCACCACGGCAACAGAACTCGACGAACTGCGCGAACAGCTGCGCGCTGAGCTTCGCAAGGCCATCGACCAGGAATTTCGTGCCCTGACCGACAGACTCGATACGCTGCTCGACGATGCCGATGCGGGACGAGTCAAGGATGTTTCCGGCGAGTTGAGCCGCCTGAGCAAGGCGGTTTCCGACCTTTCGGCACTCGGCGAATCGCAGGGTGTGGACACGCTTCGCCGCGAAATGGACGAAATGAAGCAGGGGCTCGATCAGTTGGCCCGCGAAAAGACCGTCCGTGAAGCGTCCGATCGATGGGAGAATATCGACAAGCGCTGGGCGCACTTCGAGCGGCAGATGAGCCAGCAGGCCGATGCGCGCGGCGCCAGCGCCAAGGCGCTCGATAATCTTCAGAGCCGCATGGAAGCCATCGGGGAAAGCGTTTCGAGCCTTCCGCAGTCTCACGTCATCGGCGCGTTGCAGGATGATATGCGCGCTCTCATCGATACCGTTCACAAGAAGGCCGCAAACGGTCTTTCTCAGGACGCAATCGACACGATCGATGCGCGGCTGGACGAACTCTCCAGAGCCGTCGTTGCGGCGCAGTCACGTCCTGCCGAGATCGACACGAGCCCATTGGAGCGGATCGAAGCACGCCTGACATCTCTGGCAAAACAGGTCCAGCCTTCGAACAATCTGCGCGAGACGACCGAACTGGCCCGCCGGATGGAAGGACTGACGGAACGTGTCGAGGCTCTGACCGGCCGTTCGGAGGCCGCCGACAACGCCATTGAACGCATCGCCCACCAGCTTGGCACATTGACCCAGCATTTGGAAAAAGCGCCCCCGCCGATCGACCTTTCGCCGATCCTCTCGGCGATCGAGACCCGAATGGAAACGGTCGCTACTTCGCTGGAACGCAGTCAGCGGGAAGCCAGGGAACATTCCGAAGCGCTTTTCCGTGAATTGGATACAAAATTCGAGAATGCCAATCGCGAAATGGCCCCGAGCCTCGTCAACGAAGCCACCGAGCGGGCACTTGGCGAGATCGAAGAACGGCTTTCCCGCATTACCGAGCGTATGAACGACGAGGCCGAGCACAATGAAACCGAGCGGCAATCGCTGCTCGACAGGCTCGACCAGCGGTTCAACGCCCTATCCGACCGGATGCATGAATCGATCAGCGACGTCAGCACCACCGGTCGCGAGAACTTCGAATCCCTGCACACCCGCTTGTCGGATCTGAGCGAACAGGTCGAGAGCGGCGGAACGGTCGCCCATGCCGAAGCGATCAGCAATCTGGAGCACCAGATTGCAGAGCTGTCGGCCTATCTCAGCTCGGACAAGTCCGAGGGCGCGATTGCAGAGCTTAGCCCGCGTCTGACGGAAATCGAGCGCGGCTTGCAGCGCAATCAGGACGAGGTGATGGAAGCGGCGAGACAAGCTGTCGAGAACACGCTCCGCACCATGAGGGACGACGGCCCGGTGTCCGGGGAGGCGATGAACAGTCTCGGTGCGGATCTTCGCACGCTGGAAGAGCTTTCAAGACTGACCGAAGACCGGAATGCACGCACATTCGAGGCGATTCATGAGACGATGCTCAAGATCGTGGATCGACTGGCGGTCATTGAGGATATGCGTCTTGGCCTCGACCACGACGATGAAGACGACGCACCGCTTTCCGCAGCATCCGAGGCTTCAGCAGATCGCAGTGCTGATGCCGAGCCGATGGGAGTGCCGTCCAGCGCCGACACCGCGCTCGCGACCATTGCCGCGATGGCGCCGGACGATGTTTCGGTCGCACCGATGGCCGAGGACGAGGCCTTCCTGCGCGAGTTCATCGAAAGCGACGAGCCGTCCCCCTCTATGGAAGACACGCTTCCCGATGCGGAGGTGGACTTGCCGGATGAGCCCATGGAGCCGGGCTCCGGCGCGCCGGATCTGGATGCGGTCATTGGTCAGGTTCGCTCGCAGAAGGACACCGATCACGCCGAAGAGGGCATGATCGACCATGCCCGCAATGCAAAGGCCGATTTCGTTGCAGCCGCGCGTCGCGCAGCGCAGGCTGCCGCGGCTGATACAAGTGCCGGCCCCGGCGGTCAGTCTCGGTCCGCAGCCAAGGGCAGCAGCTCGAAAAGCCTGAAGACACCCTTGATGCTTCTGGCGCTGTGCCTCCTTCTGGCCTTCGGTGGATGGCAGATCTACGCCACCTTCTTCGATACCAAACCGCAGCTCGCACAAACGCCTGCGGCAGTTCCGGCGAGCCAGATCGCGGTCGAAGACGACGCGACGGCCGAAGCGGAAGAAGCCCTGATCGAGGGTACGATCGAACCATCCGAGACTGTTGCCGCGCCTGAAACCGATGCGGACACGAGCACCGCCTCCATATCGCCCGCCGAACCGGCGATTGCAGATGATGAGGCCGCGCCGCAGGACAGCCCGGAGCCCACCGCGGAAACGGTGGAGCAGCCCGTAAGCGAGGAAGCCGCGCAGCCTTCTGAGGATGCTGCGGCACAGGCAAGCAGCGGCGAGCGTTCGATCGCGTTCGGGACCGAGGCTCTGCAAATGGCGGTGTCCGAAGGCGACCCGGCCGCGTGGTACGAGGTCGGCACCCGCTATGCAGAAGGCCGCGGCGTCGACGCCGATATGGAAACTGCGGCAGGCTGGTTCGGTGCGAGCGCCGACGCCGGCTACGTGCCCGCACAATACCGCATCGCCCTTTCCTATGAGAAGGCGATGGGCGTGGAGCGCGATGCGGCACGTGCCGTCGATTGGTATCGGAAAGCTGCCGAGGGCGGCAATGCGAGAGCCATGCATAATCTCGGTGTGCTTTACGCTCAGGGCGCCGTCGGCGCGCCCGATAATGAGCAGGCCCTCCGCTGGTTCATGGATGCGGCGGAATACGGCATTCGCGACAGCCAGTTCAATCTGGGTATTCTGAATGCAAGAGGCATCGGCACCCCGCAGGATCTCGTTCAGAGCTACAAATGGTTTGCGCTGGCCGCCAAAAGTGGTGACACCGACGCAGCCGAAAAGCGGGACGAGGTCGCCAAAGCCTTGCGGCCGGAGCAACTGGAGCGGGCGCAAGGAATCGTGGAGCTCTGGAAGCCCAAAGCGCTCGATCCGGCGGTCAATGATCACATGACCGATCCGGCCTGGCTGAACGGTGAAAAGGATGACTCCACCGCCAGCGTCGACATGAAGAAGGCGATCCAGAACATTCAGGGCATCCTGATCAATCAGGGATACGAACTCGGAGCGCCCGACGGCGTGATGGGAAAGAAGACCGAAGCCGCAATCGCCTCCTTCCAGCGCGACCATGACATGGAAGCGACCGGCCGGGTCGATGAGGCGCTCATCAAGGCCTTGCTGAAGGCCAATGCGGCGCCCACGGTTGACGCTGACGCCAAGGCCGCCAATTAG
- a CDS encoding 2-hydroxychromene-2-carboxylate isomerase has translation MSATVDYYFSSISPFTYLGHETLCTVIDRQNANLRFRPVDLGAINSAPDDRAMQPTELKRRYCLVDLRRVAEMRDVPINLKPAHFPSDPDLADHIVIALTMLDIDPRDFMLRAFQALWTDDKDIADEAQMKAILADLKLPAEEILKLAKTGEATRKRVDYSRKASSLGIEGVPTYVLNGELFFGQDRIEYLESALMSGRAPYTFER, from the coding sequence TTGAGTGCAACAGTCGATTATTATTTCTCCTCGATTTCTCCCTTTACCTATCTCGGACACGAAACACTCTGCACGGTTATTGATCGCCAGAACGCGAATTTGCGCTTTCGTCCCGTGGATCTCGGTGCGATCAATTCGGCCCCCGACGACAGGGCGATGCAACCTACAGAGTTGAAGAGGCGATACTGCCTCGTGGACTTGAGGCGCGTCGCAGAAATGCGCGACGTGCCGATCAATCTCAAGCCCGCACATTTTCCGAGCGACCCCGATCTGGCCGATCACATCGTGATCGCGCTGACCATGCTGGATATCGATCCGCGCGATTTCATGCTGCGTGCCTTCCAAGCCCTGTGGACCGACGACAAGGATATTGCTGACGAGGCGCAGATGAAGGCGATTCTTGCAGACCTGAAATTGCCTGCCGAAGAAATATTGAAATTGGCGAAAACCGGCGAAGCGACGCGCAAACGGGTGGACTATTCCCGAAAGGCTTCAAGTCTCGGGATCGAAGGCGTGCCGACTTATGTTCTCAATGGAGAACTCTTCTTCGGTCAGGACCGGATCGAATATCTCGAGAGCGCGCTTATGAGTGGGCGCGCGCCCTATACTTTCGAAAGATGA
- a CDS encoding acyl-CoA dehydrogenase C-terminal domain-containing protein, translated as MPVYQAPVKDTLFVLNDVLKFQQYNNLPGFADADAEMVEAIIGEAGRMAEEIILPTNQIGDQEGCVRHDDSSVTTPDAFKDAFNAYREAGWMGLSIPEEFGGQNLPYTLHTAISEYFSSANMALMMYPGLTQGAIAALLAHGSDEQKHKYVPKMTSGEWTGTMNLTEPHCGTDLGLLRTKAVPQDDGSYKISGQKIFISAGEHDLADNIIHLVIARIEGAPEGTKGISLFVVPKYFVGEDGSVGERNGVACGSLEEKMGIHGNSTCVMNYDEATGWLVGEANKGLKAMFTMMNEARLGVALQGLSISEVAYQNAADYARERLQGRALTGAEEPDQKADPIIVHPDIRRTLLTIRTFNEGARALMLWSALKADMHHRSGDAPQAESAHDLLSLMTPVLKGVLTDKGYENATNAQQVYGGHGYIEEWGMSQFVRDARIAMIYEGANGIQALDLVGRKLGMKNGKPIMAFFEEVGEFCESNRENDDLSFFTKHIKKGLNDMQASAMWLMQNGMKNPNDAGAASTDFMHLFGLVGIGYMWGLMAKAAKEKLDNGEGDKAFYEAKMQFARYYMERLMPETATRLARIQSGSETMMAVPAEAF; from the coding sequence ATGCCGGTTTACCAGGCGCCAGTGAAAGATACGCTTTTCGTTCTGAATGACGTTCTGAAATTTCAGCAATACAATAATTTGCCCGGTTTCGCGGATGCTGACGCCGAAATGGTCGAGGCGATCATCGGTGAAGCCGGTCGCATGGCCGAAGAGATCATTCTTCCGACCAATCAGATTGGCGATCAGGAAGGTTGCGTGCGTCACGACGACTCCTCCGTGACCACGCCGGATGCATTCAAGGACGCTTTCAACGCTTATCGCGAAGCTGGCTGGATGGGACTGTCGATCCCCGAAGAGTTTGGCGGCCAGAATCTCCCCTACACGCTCCATACCGCGATCAGCGAATATTTCTCGTCGGCCAATATGGCTTTGATGATGTATCCTGGCCTGACTCAGGGTGCGATAGCGGCCCTGCTCGCCCACGGCAGCGACGAGCAGAAGCACAAATACGTTCCGAAAATGACGTCCGGTGAGTGGACAGGGACGATGAACCTGACCGAGCCGCATTGCGGGACCGATCTCGGCCTGCTGCGCACCAAGGCGGTGCCGCAGGATGACGGCAGCTACAAGATCAGCGGCCAGAAGATATTCATCTCAGCCGGCGAGCACGATCTTGCAGACAATATCATCCATCTGGTCATTGCCCGCATCGAGGGTGCGCCGGAAGGCACAAAGGGAATTTCGCTTTTCGTCGTACCGAAATATTTCGTAGGCGAGGATGGCAGCGTCGGTGAACGCAATGGCGTCGCCTGCGGTTCGCTCGAAGAGAAGATGGGCATTCACGGCAATTCGACCTGCGTCATGAATTATGACGAGGCAACGGGCTGGCTCGTGGGTGAGGCGAACAAGGGCCTGAAGGCCATGTTCACCATGATGAACGAGGCGCGCCTCGGCGTGGCGCTGCAAGGCTTGTCGATTTCCGAGGTCGCTTACCAGAACGCGGCCGATTATGCCCGTGAACGCCTGCAGGGCCGTGCACTCACCGGTGCCGAAGAGCCGGATCAGAAGGCCGACCCGATCATCGTGCATCCCGATATCCGCAGAACGCTGCTGACGATCCGTACCTTCAATGAAGGGGCCCGTGCCCTCATGCTCTGGAGCGCGCTGAAGGCGGACATGCATCACCGCTCGGGCGATGCACCGCAGGCCGAAAGCGCCCATGATCTGCTCTCGCTCATGACGCCGGTTCTGAAAGGCGTTCTGACCGACAAGGGCTACGAAAATGCCACCAATGCGCAGCAGGTCTATGGCGGTCACGGCTATATCGAGGAATGGGGCATGAGCCAGTTCGTGCGCGATGCCCGTATCGCCATGATCTATGAAGGCGCAAACGGCATTCAGGCGCTCGATCTGGTCGGTCGCAAGCTCGGCATGAAGAATGGCAAGCCAATCATGGCCTTCTTCGAGGAAGTCGGTGAATTCTGCGAGAGCAACCGCGAGAATGACGACCTCTCCTTCTTCACCAAGCATATCAAGAAGGGGCTGAACGATATGCAGGCCTCGGCCATGTGGCTGATGCAGAACGGCATGAAGAACCCGAATGATGCCGGTGCGGCCTCGACTGATTTCATGCATCTCTTCGGTCTTGTCGGGATCGGCTACATGTGGGGCCTCATGGCCAAGGCTGCGAAGGAAAAACTGGATAATGGCGAAGGCGACAAGGCCTTCTACGAAGCCAAGATGCAGTTCGCGCGTTACTACATGGAGCGCCTGATGCCGGAGACGGCAACACGCCTCGCACGCATTCAATCCGGCTCGGAGACGATGATGGCCGTCCCCGCAGAGGCGTTTTAA
- a CDS encoding acetyl-CoA C-acetyltransferase encodes MADAFIYDAVRTPRGRGKKDGSLHEVPSVRLASHVLEEVRDRNGLDTSKVDDIIFGCVDPVGEAGGVIPRAAAFEAGYDFGAPGVQISRFCASGLDAVNLGAGKIAAGSDDIVVAGGVESMSRVGMGMSGGAWIFDPSVGLPAYFMPQGVSADLIATKYGFSRDDVDAYAVESQKRAEAAWKDGRFDKSIVPVKDVNGLTILDKDEHMRPSTDMQSLASLNPSFVMPGEMGGFDAVGIQAHPEIEAVNHVHHAGNSSGIVDGAAAVLLGSQDAGKAMGMKPRARIRAFTNVGSDPALMLTGPVDVTEKLLKRAGMELSDIDLFELNEAFAAVVLRYMQAFDIDHDKMNVNGGAIAMGHPLGATGAMILGTLLDEMERRDVNVGLCTLCIGAGMGTATIIERV; translated from the coding sequence ATGGCTGATGCCTTCATTTATGACGCCGTGCGCACACCGCGCGGCCGCGGCAAGAAGGACGGCTCGCTGCATGAAGTACCGTCCGTTCGCCTTGCCAGCCATGTGCTGGAAGAGGTGCGCGACCGCAACGGTCTTGATACGTCCAAAGTTGACGACATCATTTTCGGCTGCGTGGATCCCGTCGGTGAAGCTGGCGGCGTCATTCCGCGTGCCGCGGCCTTCGAGGCCGGATATGATTTCGGCGCGCCGGGCGTACAGATTTCGCGCTTCTGTGCATCGGGTCTCGACGCCGTCAATCTCGGGGCCGGCAAGATCGCGGCCGGTTCGGACGATATCGTCGTCGCCGGTGGTGTCGAGAGCATGAGCCGTGTCGGAATGGGCATGAGCGGCGGCGCGTGGATTTTCGATCCGTCCGTCGGCCTGCCGGCCTACTTCATGCCGCAGGGCGTCTCCGCCGATCTGATTGCGACCAAATACGGTTTCTCGCGTGACGACGTGGACGCCTATGCGGTCGAAAGCCAGAAGCGTGCGGAAGCCGCCTGGAAGGACGGCCGCTTCGACAAGTCGATCGTGCCGGTAAAGGACGTCAATGGCCTGACCATCCTCGACAAGGATGAACATATGCGGCCCAGCACCGACATGCAGTCGCTCGCTTCGCTCAATCCGTCTTTCGTGATGCCGGGTGAAATGGGCGGCTTCGACGCCGTCGGCATTCAGGCGCATCCCGAAATCGAGGCGGTGAACCATGTCCACCACGCAGGCAATTCGTCGGGTATCGTGGATGGCGCGGCAGCCGTGCTTCTCGGTTCTCAGGATGCCGGCAAGGCGATGGGCATGAAGCCTCGCGCTCGCATTCGCGCCTTCACCAATGTCGGCTCCGATCCGGCTCTGATGCTGACCGGTCCCGTCGATGTGACGGAAAAGCTGCTGAAGCGTGCCGGAATGGAATTGTCCGATATCGATCTGTTCGAACTGAATGAAGCGTTCGCCGCGGTCGTGCTGCGCTACATGCAGGCTTTCGACATCGACCACGACAAGATGAACGTCAATGGCGGCGCTATCGCCATGGGCCATCCGCTCGGCGCGACCGGCGCGATGATCCTCGGCACGCTGCTGGACGAGATGGAGCGCCGCGACGTCAATGTCGGCCTTTGCACGCTCTGCATCGGTGCCGGCATGGGCACCGCGACCATCATCGAGCGCGTTTGA